From Rutidosis leptorrhynchoides isolate AG116_Rl617_1_P2 chromosome 3, CSIRO_AGI_Rlap_v1, whole genome shotgun sequence, a single genomic window includes:
- the LOC139900248 gene encoding probable inactive purple acid phosphatase 29 translates to MVLVFCSLASLITSSNGSGAKQLGFNPKNGQLKIMQVADMHYADGRNTPCKDVLPNPFAHCTDLNTTDFLYRLIEAEKPDLIVFTGDNIYGPDATDAVKSLNAAFAPAIKLKIPWVAVLGNHDQESTLSREDVMKHIVGMENTLSQLNPSGVDFIDGFGNYNLEVRGVEGSSYVNESILNLYFFDSGDYSTVPSIPGYGWIKPSQQYWFKQMSEKLRESSEALYSAPGLAYFHIPLPEYERINWSDVTGVRQEGISSASVHSGFYTMLAYRGDVKAVFTGHDHINDLCGKLDGIQLCYGGGFGYHGYGKAGWSRRARIVLVSLFDELNGTWGPVKSIKTWKRLDDDNLTAIDAQVLWRYSHPKHRKKPDYYYLYY, encoded by the coding sequence ATGGTCCTTGTTTTCTGCTCGCTTGCGAGTCTAATCACGTCATCTAATGGTAGTGGTGCGAAACAGTTAGGGTTTAATCCAAAAAATGGCCAGTTAAAGATTATGCAAGTGGCTGATATGCATTATGCTGATGGCAGGAACACTCCTTGCAAGGATGTATTACCAAATCCGTTTGCACATTGTACAGATCTCAATACAACCGATTTCTTATACCGTTTGATTGAAGCTGAGAAACCTGACCTAATTGTATTCACTGGAGATAATATCTACGGACCTGATGCCACAGATGCAGTTAAGTCTTTGAATGCAGCATTTGCCCCTGCTATAAAATTGAAAATCCCCTGGGTTGCAGTTTTAGGGAATCATGACCAAGAATCGACGTTGTCACGAGAAGATGTTATGAAGCATATAGTTGGAATGGAGAACACTTTATCCCAGTTGAATCCTAGTGGTGTTGATTTTATTGATGGATTCGGGAACTATAATCTAGAAGTTCGTGGAGTTGAAGGGTCGAGTTATGTTAACGAATCGATTTTAAACTTGTACTTTTTTGATAGTGGAGATTACTCAACAGTACCTTCGATTCCTGGGTATGGATGGATTAAACCGTCTCAACAGTATTGGTTTAAACAAATGTCTGAAAAGCTTCGAGAGAGTTCGGAAGCTTTGTATTCGGCTCCCGGACTTGCATATTTTCATATCCCATTGCCCGAGTATGAAAGAATCAATTGGTCAGATGTGACAGGTGTAAGACAAGAAGGGATTAGCTCTGCTTCGGTGCATTCGGGTTTTTATACAATGTTAGCTTATAGAGGTGATGTAAAAGCTGTTTTCACGGGTCATGATCATATTAACGATTTATGTGGGAAGTTAGATGGGATTCAACTTTGTTATGGTGGTGGATTCGGTTATCATGGTTATGGGAAGGCTGGATGGTCAAGAAGGGCTAGGATTGTTTTGGTTTCTTTATTTGATGAATTAAATGGTACATGGGGTCCAGTCAAGTCCATCAAAACATGGAAGCGGCTCGATGATGACAACTTAACCGCTATCGATGCTCAGGTTCTTTGGAGGTATTCGCACCCTAAACATAGAAAGAAGCCcgactattattatttatattattga